Proteins from a single region of Ziziphus jujuba cultivar Dongzao chromosome 1, ASM3175591v1:
- the LOC107432615 gene encoding uncharacterized protein LOC107432615: MRKGLHPQMQWISYVTQSGRLMHVMMTKIHNVGKVYHLKAKRQMAENVGQIAKFRQRYEKGIPEKHET; this comes from the coding sequence ATGAGGAAAGGATTACACCCTCAGATGCAGTGGATATCCTATGTAACTCAGAGTGGAAGATTGATGCACGTTATGATGACTAAGATACACAATGTCGGTAAAGTCTACCACTTGAAAGCGAAACGCCAAATGGCTGAGAATGTTGGGCAGATTGCTAAGTTTAGGCAACGTTATGAAAAGGGGATTCCTGAGAAACATGAAACTTGA
- the LOC107432716 gene encoding GDP-L-galactose phosphorylase 1, which translates to MLSIRRVPTVVSNYQKDEGEEGARRAGGCGRNCLNNCCLPGAKLPLYAFKKLNKAVSDVNLDVHENREPPVAFLDSLLLGEWEDRMQRGLFRYDVTACETKVIPGEYGFIAQLNEGRHLKKRPTEFRVDKVLQPFDGNKFNFTKVGQEEVLFQFEASEDGEVQFFPNAPIDAEHSPSVVAINVSPIEYGHVLLIPRLFERLPQRIDHESFLLALNMAVEAGNPYFRLGYNSLGAFATINHLHFQAYYLAVPFPIEKAPTKKIIKLDGGVKVSELLNYPVRGLVFEGGNTVDHLSNAVSDACICLQSNNIPYNVLISDCGRRVFLLPQCYAEKQALGEVSAELLDTQVNPAVWEISGHMVLKRRKDYEEASEGNAWRLLAEVSLSKERFQEVNALIFEAITSGDNGSGNAHGGQDPESHTHEKVDAIKKSSHPTMVAGTQECLVLQ; encoded by the exons ATGTTGAGCATCAGGAGAGTTCCCACCGTTGTTTCGAATTATCAAAAGGATGAGGGGGAGGAGGGTGCTCGCCGTGCTGGGGGTTGTGGCCGCAACTGCCTCAATAATTGTTGCCTTCCAG GGGCAAAACTTCCGCTGTATGCGTTCAAGAAACTGAACAAGGCTGTTAGTGACGTGAATTTGGACGTGCATGAGAATAGAGAGCCTCCCGTTGCTTTTCTTGACTCGCTGCTTCTTGGGGAG TGGGAGGATCGCATGCAGAGAGGGCTATTTCGATATGATGTCACAGCCTGTGAAACCAAG GTGATTCCGGGTGAGTATGGTTTCATTGCTCAGCTGAATGAGGGCCGCCACCTCAAGAAGAGGCCAACTGAGTTCCGAGTTGATAAGGTCCTCCAGCCCTTTGATGGGAACAAATTCAACTTCACCAAAGTTGGGCAAGAAGAGGTTCTCTTCCAGTTTGAAGCAAGTGAAGATGGTGAAGTTCAGTTCTTCCCTAATGCACCCATTGATGCTGAGCATTCTCCAAGTGTTGTTGCCATCAAT GTCAGTCCAATTGAATATGGCCATGTGCTGCTGATCCCTCGACTTTTTGAGCGTTTGCCACAGAGGATTGACCATGAAAGCTTCTTGCTTGCACTTAACATGGCAGTAGAAGCAGGAAATCCATACTTTCGGTTGGGTTACAACAGCTTAGGTGCATTTGCTACAATCAATCACCTTCACTTCCAG GCTTACTACTTGGCCGTTCCCTTTCCCATTGAGAAGGCTCCCACCAAGAAAATAATCAAGTTGGACGGTGGGGTGAAGGTCTCCGAGCTGTTGAACTATCCGGTTAGAGGTCTTGTCTTTGAGGGTGGAAATACAGTGGATCATTTATCTAATGCTGTTTCTGATGCCTGCATTTGCCTCCAGAGTAACAACATACCTTACAATGTCCTCATCTCTGATTGTGGAAGGCGAGTCTTTCTCTTACCACAG TGTTATGCTGAGAAACAAGCACTTGGGGAAGTGAGTGCTGAGCTTCTGGACACTCAAGTGAATCCTGCTGTGTGGGAAATTAGTGGGCATATGGTGTTGAAGAGAAGGAAGGACTATGAAGAGGCATCTGAGGGAAATGCTTGGAGGCTCCTTGCAGAGGTCTCCCTTTCTAAAGAGAGGTTCCAAGAAGTGAATGCTCTCATTTTCGAAGCTATCACTTCTGGTGATAATGGAAGCGGAAATGCACATGGGGGGCAGGATCCTGAATCTCATACTCATGAAAAAGTGGATGCCATCAAAAAAAGCTCCCACCCTACTATGGTGGCTGGGACGCAAGAGTGCCTTGTTCTGCAGTAA
- the LOC125420827 gene encoding stigma-specific STIG1-like protein 4: protein MLLVNVLICISLAISALLLSATTRADSTPNGLQQNATNSGSALSSPWLKKVMNDTRAHGCWKRRWICYQGERPPKRQCCINRCVDVSSDVNNCGLCGVRCPFTWQCCRGLCIDTNISPFNCGRCGHRCSRKTLCNYGMCGYAQPSPQWPFPPKPPKPPHPPKSPHHPPWGDQPPPFIDYDFD from the coding sequence ATGCTGCTTGTTAATGTCCTAATTTGCATATCACTAGCAATATCAGCACTCCTATTATCTGCGACAACAAGAGCGGATTCAACACCAAATGGCTTGCAACAAAATGCCACCAACAGTGGCTCAGCCTTGTCATCGCCATGGCTAAAGAAAGTGATGAACGACACACGAGCCCATGGGTGCTGGAAGCGAAGGTGGATATGTTATCAAGGAGAACGGCCCCCAAAAAGGCAGTGTTGTATAAACCGGTGTGTTGATGTCTCCTCCGATGTCAACAACTGCGGTTTATGTGGAGTTAGGTGCCCATTTACATGGCAGTGTTGCCGTGGATTGTGCATTGATACGAATATAAGCCCTTTCAATTGTGGGAGATGTGGGCATAGATGCTCTCGTAAAACCCTTTGCAACTATGGAATGTGTGGTTATGCTCAGCCTTCGCCTCAATGGCCATTCCCTCCAAAACCTCCTAAGCCTCCACATCCTCCAAAGTCTCCACATCACCCTCCTTGGGGTGATCAGCCACCACCTTTTATAGACTATGACTTCGATTAA
- the LOC107432826 gene encoding small ubiquitin-related modifier 1, which yields MSGVTNQEEDKKPSDQAAHINLKVKGQDGNEVFFRIKRSTQLKKLMNAYCDRQSVEFNSIAFLFDGRRLRAEQTPDELEMEDGDEIDAMLHQTGGSVPAFYSIEG from the exons ATGTCGGGCGTGACGAACCAGGAGGAGGATAAGAAGCCTAGCGATCAGGCCGCCCACATCAACCTCAAAGTCAAGGGTCAG GATGGGAACGAAGTGTTTTTCAGGATTAAGAGAAGTACACAGCTGAAGAAGCTTATGAATGCTTACTGTGATAGGCAATCAGTGGAATTCAACTCGATTGCCTTCTTGTTTGATGGGCGTCGTCTGAGAGCTGAGCAAACCCCTGATGAGTTGGAGATGGAAGATGGAGATGAAATCGATGCAATGCTGCATCAAACTGGAGGCTCTGTTCCGGCTTTCTATTCCATTGAAGGATAG
- the LOC107432669 gene encoding endoglucanase 11: MKQGIVSDSEPSKLHQQWCILLSIFAMFSISHSFDYGEALSKSLLYFETQRSGRLPHNQRVTWRDNSGLTDGLQQGVDLVGGYYDAGDNVKFGLPMAFTITMLSWGVIQYHKDIVHAGEYHHALEAIKWGTDYFIKAHTHPNVLWAQVGEGSTDHYCWQRPEDMTTSRRAYEVNATKPGSDVAGETAAAMAAASIVFRRANPHYSHLLLHHAKQLFEFADKYRGKYDDSIDVAKGYYTSVSGYKDELLWAALWLYKATHNEHYLHYTLKNHEDFGGTTWAMQEFSWDVKYSGLQILASMLMMDEKHRKHKHILKQYLSKAEHYMCGCLGKNNVTNVQRTPAGLLFIRQWNNMQYVSNAAFLLTVYSDFLKSTNQMLDCPKEFVDPDRIFSFAKSQIDYILGSNPMAMSYLVGYGSKYPQRVHHRGASVVSYKKDKGFIGCTQGYDGWYGSREPNPNVLVGALVGGPDSHDGFRDERSNYMQTEACTYNTATLVGVFAKLHRSETDDSFC; this comes from the exons ATGAAGCAAGGTATAGTCTCAGACTCAGAGCCCTCCAAGCTTCATCAACAATGGTGTATATTGCTCTCCATCTTTGCCATGTTTTCTATAAGCCATTCTTTCGACTACGGTGAAGCTCTCTCCAAGAGCCTCCTCTACTTCGAAACGCAGCGTTCTGGTCGCCTACCACACAACCAGAGGGTCACTTGGCGTGACAATTCTGGCCTCACTGATGGCCTTCAACAAGGG GTGGACTTGGTCGGTGGCTACTACGACGCCGGTGACAACGTGAAGTTTGGTCTGCCAATGGCCTTTACCATAACGATGCTCTCCTGGGGTGTCATTCAATACCACAAAGACATTGTTCACGCCGGAGAGTACCATCACGCGCTCGAAGCTATCAAGTGGGGAACCGATTATTTCATCAAAGCTCATACTCATCCTAACGTTTTATGGGCTCAG GTCGGTGAGGGCTCCACCGATCACTATTGCTGGCAGAGACCGGAGGACATGACGACGTCGCGGCGGGCATACGAAGTCAATGCCACCAAACCCGGGTCGGATGTTGCTGGAGAAACAGCTGCGGCAATGGCGGCAGCATCCATCGTGTTCAGGAGAGCGAACCCACATTACTCTCACCTACTCCTACATCATGCAAAACAG ttGTTTGAGTTTGCTGACAAATATAGAGGGAAGTACGATGACAGTATTGATGTGGCAAAAGGGTACTACACTTCGGTGAGTGGCTACAAGGATGAGTTGTTGTGGGCTGCTTTGTGGCTCTACAAAGCCACACACAATGAGCATTATTTGCACTATACTTTGAAAAATCATGAAGATTTTGGAGGGACAACTTGGGCTATGCAAGAATTTAGCTGGGATGTCAAATATTCTGGTCTTCAAATCCTTGCTTCAATG TTGATGATGGATGAGAAGCATAGGAAGCACAAGCATATACTAAAACAGTATCTCTCGAAAGCAGAGCATTATATGTGTGGTTGCCTTGGCAAAAACAATGTTACCAATGTGCAACGCACCCCAGCAGGCTTACTCTTCATCCGCCAATGGAACAACATGCAATACGTTTCAAATGCTGCATTTCTACTCACAGTTTACTCTGATTTTCTTAAATCCACTAATCAAATGCTTGATTGCCCAAAAGAGTTTGTGGACCCGGATCGAATCTTCTCCTTTGCCAAATCTCAGATTGATTACATCTTAGGCTCTAATCCAATGGCTATGAGCTACTTAGTTGGGTATGGTTCAAAATACCCTCAAAGAGTGCACCATAGAGGAGCATCTGTTGTTTCATATAAGAAAGATAAGGGATTTATTGGGTGTACTCAAGGGTATGACGGCTGGTATGGTAGCCGTGAACCTAATCCTAATGTGCTTGTTGGGGCCCTTGTGGGTGGACCCGACAGTCATGATGGGTTTAGAGATGAACGGTCAAATTACATGCAGACAGAGGCATGCACTTATAATACAGCAACATTAGTTGGGGTTTTTGCTAAATTGCATAGATCTGAAACAGATGATTCTTTCTGCTAG
- the LOC107432745 gene encoding adenylyltransferase and sulfurtransferase MOCS3 isoform X1, with product MESNGGDASRILREIETLKATKTEIEQRISALEAQLRETNLDDRTGTVLNGSCPPISTVHSDFGHSLSPEMIYRYSRHLLLPSFGVQGQSNLIKSSILVVGAGGLGSPALLYLAACGVGRLGIVDHDVVELNNMHRQIIHREEYIGQPKVKSAAASCLSINSTINIVEHKEALRTSNALDILSQYDIIVDATDNAPSRYLISDCCVVLGKPLVSGAALGMEGQLTVYNYNGGPCYRCLFPTPPPTTACQRCSDSGVLGVVPGIIGCLQALEAIKIASAVGEPLTGRMILFDALSARIRIVKIRGRSLQCEVCGENATFTRQQFQEFDYEKFTQSPLSTLPVTLNLLQADSRISSKEFKEKIAKGEAHVLIDVRPQHHFKIVSLPGSLNIPLPSLEARLSEISATLEDNEKGKYSGSGPQIFVVCRRGNDSQRAVQYLHKVGFTSAKDIIGGLEGWARDVDPDFPAY from the exons ATGGAGTCCAACGGTGGAGATGCGTCTCGGATTCTTCGCGAAATCGAAACTCTCAAGGCCACGAAGACTGAAATAGAACAACGAATCTCAGCTCTCGAAGCTCAGCTCCGAGAGACCAACCTTGATGACAGAACCGGCACCGTTTTGAATGGCTCTTGTCCTCCAATCTCGACCGTACATTCGGATTTCGGTCACAGTCTGTCGCCCGAGATGATTTACCGATACAGTCGCCACCTTTTGCTCCCTTCTTTCGGAGTCCAAG GGCAATCGAATCTCATAAAGTCATCGATTTTAGTGGTTGGAGCTGGCGGATTGGGTTCGCCTGCGCTTTTATATCTTGCGGCTTGTGGTGTTG GCCGCTTGGGTATTGTCGATCATGATGTGGTTGAGCTTAATAATATGCACAGGCAG ATTATTCATAGAGAAGAATATATTGGTCAGCCAAAAGTAAAATCTGCTGCTGCTTCTTGTCTCTC GATTAACTCCACTATTAATATTGTGGAACATAAAGAAGCTTTGCGTACATCGAATGCCTTAGACATTTTGAGCCA ATATGATATAATAGTAGATGCAACTGACAATGCTCCTAGCCGTTACTTGATCAGTGATTGCTGTGTGGTGTTAGGAAAG CCCCTTGTATCTGGTGCTGCACTGGGAATGGAAGGACAG CTCACAGTGTACAATTACAATGGTGGGCCATGCTACAGATGCTTGTTTCCAACTCCGCCACCTACAACAGCATGCCAGAGATGTTCTGACAGCGGTGTCCTAGGAGTTG TTCCTGGTATTATTGGTTGTCTCCAAGCTCTGGAGGCTATTAAGATTGCTAGTGCAGTTGGTGAACCACTAACTGGGCGGATGATTCTATTTGATGCATTGTCAGCGCGGATTAGAATT GTCAAGATACGGGGAAGATCATTACAATGCGAAGTCTGTGGTGAAAATGCAACATTCACTAGACAACAATTTCAGGAGTTTGATTATGAGAAATTCACTCAGTCTCCACTATCTACG TTGCCCGTGACGTTAAATCTGCTTCAGGCAGATTCCAGAATAAGCAGTAAGGAGTTCAAGGAGAAAATTGCTAAGGGAGAAGCACATGTATTGATTGATGTCCGTCCACAGCACCACTTCAAGATTGTTTCGCTTCCTGGGTCCTTAAACATTCCACTACCTAGTTTGGAGGCCAGGTTGTCTGAAATCTCTGCGACATTGGAAGATAATGAAAAGGGAAAATATTCTGGTTCAGGTCCTCAAATATTTGTAGTATGTAGAAGGGGTAATGACTCTCAAAGGGCTGTTCAGTATCTGCACAAAGTTGGTTTCACTTCAGCCAAGGATATCATTGGGGGCCTAGAGGGCTGGGCCAGGGATGTTGATCCAGATTTTCCTGCCTATTAG
- the LOC107432756 gene encoding aspartate carbamoyltransferase, chloroplastic isoform X1 — protein sequence MNVLQLLIYKIEFPVPALYLFLFLMYKGFKRSIELLKDLDPIKPLLHLEMAVSSSLFTSAFQGSMSLSSRKTCNKDFMFNHSSLSKQSGYLKSIYPRNPRFLPNEKLTKLELTNRLSERKGALCCALELDNTPSFSVGKKFQLDDVIEAQQFDKEDLSAIFEVARQMELIEKNSPGSQILKGYLMATLFYEPSTRTRLSFESAMKRLGGEVLTTENAREFSSAAKGETLEDTIRTVEGYSDIIVMRHFASGAAKRAAATADIPIINAGDGPGQHPTQALLDVYTIEREIGKLDGIKVGLVGDLANGRTVRSLAYLLAKYKDVKIYFVSPDVVKMKDDIKDYLTSKGIEWEESADLMEVATECDVVYQTRIQRERFGERIDLYEEARGKYIVDRRVLGAMPKHAVVMHPLPRLDEITVDVDSDPRAAYFRQAKNGLYIRMALLKLLLVGW from the exons ATGAATGTATTGcaattactaatttataaaattgagtTTCCTGTTCCAGctttatatctttttcttttcttaatgtATAAGGGCTTCAAAAGATCGATTGAATTATTGAAGGACCTTGATCCAATCAAGCCACTTTTACATTTAGAAATGGCTGTTTCGTCTTCATTGTTTACATCTGCATTCCAAGGAAGCATGTCCCTGTCCTCAAGAAAGACATGCAATAAAGATTTCATGTTCAATCATTCAAGTTTGTCTAAGCAGTCAGGTTACTTGAAATCAATATATCCAAGAAATCCAAGGTTTTTACCCAATGAGAAATTGACAAAATTGGAACTAACTAATAGATTATCAGAAAGGAAAGGGGCTTTGTGCTGTGCATTGGAACTTGATAATACACCTTCCTTTTCTGTGGGGAAGAAGTTTCAACTAGATGATGTGATTGAAGCTcaacaatttgataaagaagaTCTCAGTGCTATATTCGAAGTTGCACGTCAAATGGAATTGATTGAAAAGAACTCACCAGGAAGCCAAATTCTTAAAGGATATCTAATGGCTACCCTCTTTTATGAACCGTCTACTCGGACTAGGCTTTCTTTTGAGTCTGCCATGAAACGATTAGGTGGGGAAGTTTTGACAACTGAAAATGCTCGAGAATTTTCCTCAGCGGCTAAAGGAGAAACACTTGAAG ATACTATAAGAACGGTTGAGGGCTACTCAGATATAATTGTTATGCGGCATTTTGCGAGTGGTGCTGCAAAAAGAGCTGCTGCTACTGCTGACATACCTATTATTAATGCAGGAGATGGTCCTGGACAGCATCCAACTCAA GCGCTTTTAGATGTCTATACAATTGAAAGAGAGATAGGAAAATTGGATGGCATTAAAGTTGGGCTTGTTGGGGATCTTGCGAATGGAAGGACAGTGCGTTCACTGGCATACTTGCTTGCCAAGTATAAAGATGTGAAGATCTACTTTGTCTCTCCCGATGTGGTCAAAATGAAG GATGACATAAAAGATTATTTGACATCAAAGGGAATTGAATGGGAAGAAAGTGCTGATTTGATGGAAGTGGCTACTGAGTGTGATGTTGTTTATCAAACTCGCATTCAGCGTGAACGATTTGGAGAGAGAATTGATCTTTATGAAGAAGCTCGAGGCAAGTATATTGTGGATCGTCGTGTATTGGGGGCGATGCCAAAACATGCCGTGGTCATGCATCCTCTACCAAGGCTTGATGAA ATTACTGTAGATGTTGATTCAGATCCAAGAGCTGCTTATTTCAGACAAGCAAAGAATGGTCTCTATATCAGGATGGCTCTTTTGAAACTCTTGCTAGTCGGATGGTGA
- the LOC107432756 gene encoding aspartate carbamoyltransferase, chloroplastic isoform X2 — protein sequence MAVSSSLFTSAFQGSMSLSSRKTCNKDFMFNHSSLSKQSGYLKSIYPRNPRFLPNEKLTKLELTNRLSERKGALCCALELDNTPSFSVGKKFQLDDVIEAQQFDKEDLSAIFEVARQMELIEKNSPGSQILKGYLMATLFYEPSTRTRLSFESAMKRLGGEVLTTENAREFSSAAKGETLEDTIRTVEGYSDIIVMRHFASGAAKRAAATADIPIINAGDGPGQHPTQALLDVYTIEREIGKLDGIKVGLVGDLANGRTVRSLAYLLAKYKDVKIYFVSPDVVKMKDDIKDYLTSKGIEWEESADLMEVATECDVVYQTRIQRERFGERIDLYEEARGKYIVDRRVLGAMPKHAVVMHPLPRLDEITVDVDSDPRAAYFRQAKNGLYIRMALLKLLLVGW from the exons ATGGCTGTTTCGTCTTCATTGTTTACATCTGCATTCCAAGGAAGCATGTCCCTGTCCTCAAGAAAGACATGCAATAAAGATTTCATGTTCAATCATTCAAGTTTGTCTAAGCAGTCAGGTTACTTGAAATCAATATATCCAAGAAATCCAAGGTTTTTACCCAATGAGAAATTGACAAAATTGGAACTAACTAATAGATTATCAGAAAGGAAAGGGGCTTTGTGCTGTGCATTGGAACTTGATAATACACCTTCCTTTTCTGTGGGGAAGAAGTTTCAACTAGATGATGTGATTGAAGCTcaacaatttgataaagaagaTCTCAGTGCTATATTCGAAGTTGCACGTCAAATGGAATTGATTGAAAAGAACTCACCAGGAAGCCAAATTCTTAAAGGATATCTAATGGCTACCCTCTTTTATGAACCGTCTACTCGGACTAGGCTTTCTTTTGAGTCTGCCATGAAACGATTAGGTGGGGAAGTTTTGACAACTGAAAATGCTCGAGAATTTTCCTCAGCGGCTAAAGGAGAAACACTTGAAG ATACTATAAGAACGGTTGAGGGCTACTCAGATATAATTGTTATGCGGCATTTTGCGAGTGGTGCTGCAAAAAGAGCTGCTGCTACTGCTGACATACCTATTATTAATGCAGGAGATGGTCCTGGACAGCATCCAACTCAA GCGCTTTTAGATGTCTATACAATTGAAAGAGAGATAGGAAAATTGGATGGCATTAAAGTTGGGCTTGTTGGGGATCTTGCGAATGGAAGGACAGTGCGTTCACTGGCATACTTGCTTGCCAAGTATAAAGATGTGAAGATCTACTTTGTCTCTCCCGATGTGGTCAAAATGAAG GATGACATAAAAGATTATTTGACATCAAAGGGAATTGAATGGGAAGAAAGTGCTGATTTGATGGAAGTGGCTACTGAGTGTGATGTTGTTTATCAAACTCGCATTCAGCGTGAACGATTTGGAGAGAGAATTGATCTTTATGAAGAAGCTCGAGGCAAGTATATTGTGGATCGTCGTGTATTGGGGGCGATGCCAAAACATGCCGTGGTCATGCATCCTCTACCAAGGCTTGATGAA ATTACTGTAGATGTTGATTCAGATCCAAGAGCTGCTTATTTCAGACAAGCAAAGAATGGTCTCTATATCAGGATGGCTCTTTTGAAACTCTTGCTAGTCGGATGGTGA
- the LOC107432745 gene encoding adenylyltransferase and sulfurtransferase MOCS3 isoform X2, protein MCMLRWQSNLIKSSILVVGAGGLGSPALLYLAACGVGRLGIVDHDVVELNNMHRQIIHREEYIGQPKVKSAAASCLSINSTINIVEHKEALRTSNALDILSQYDIIVDATDNAPSRYLISDCCVVLGKPLVSGAALGMEGQLTVYNYNGGPCYRCLFPTPPPTTACQRCSDSGVLGVVPGIIGCLQALEAIKIASAVGEPLTGRMILFDALSARIRIVKIRGRSLQCEVCGENATFTRQQFQEFDYEKFTQSPLSTLPVTLNLLQADSRISSKEFKEKIAKGEAHVLIDVRPQHHFKIVSLPGSLNIPLPSLEARLSEISATLEDNEKGKYSGSGPQIFVVCRRGNDSQRAVQYLHKVGFTSAKDIIGGLEGWARDVDPDFPAY, encoded by the exons ATGTGTATGCTCAGAT GGCAATCGAATCTCATAAAGTCATCGATTTTAGTGGTTGGAGCTGGCGGATTGGGTTCGCCTGCGCTTTTATATCTTGCGGCTTGTGGTGTTG GCCGCTTGGGTATTGTCGATCATGATGTGGTTGAGCTTAATAATATGCACAGGCAG ATTATTCATAGAGAAGAATATATTGGTCAGCCAAAAGTAAAATCTGCTGCTGCTTCTTGTCTCTC GATTAACTCCACTATTAATATTGTGGAACATAAAGAAGCTTTGCGTACATCGAATGCCTTAGACATTTTGAGCCA ATATGATATAATAGTAGATGCAACTGACAATGCTCCTAGCCGTTACTTGATCAGTGATTGCTGTGTGGTGTTAGGAAAG CCCCTTGTATCTGGTGCTGCACTGGGAATGGAAGGACAG CTCACAGTGTACAATTACAATGGTGGGCCATGCTACAGATGCTTGTTTCCAACTCCGCCACCTACAACAGCATGCCAGAGATGTTCTGACAGCGGTGTCCTAGGAGTTG TTCCTGGTATTATTGGTTGTCTCCAAGCTCTGGAGGCTATTAAGATTGCTAGTGCAGTTGGTGAACCACTAACTGGGCGGATGATTCTATTTGATGCATTGTCAGCGCGGATTAGAATT GTCAAGATACGGGGAAGATCATTACAATGCGAAGTCTGTGGTGAAAATGCAACATTCACTAGACAACAATTTCAGGAGTTTGATTATGAGAAATTCACTCAGTCTCCACTATCTACG TTGCCCGTGACGTTAAATCTGCTTCAGGCAGATTCCAGAATAAGCAGTAAGGAGTTCAAGGAGAAAATTGCTAAGGGAGAAGCACATGTATTGATTGATGTCCGTCCACAGCACCACTTCAAGATTGTTTCGCTTCCTGGGTCCTTAAACATTCCACTACCTAGTTTGGAGGCCAGGTTGTCTGAAATCTCTGCGACATTGGAAGATAATGAAAAGGGAAAATATTCTGGTTCAGGTCCTCAAATATTTGTAGTATGTAGAAGGGGTAATGACTCTCAAAGGGCTGTTCAGTATCTGCACAAAGTTGGTTTCACTTCAGCCAAGGATATCATTGGGGGCCTAGAGGGCTGGGCCAGGGATGTTGATCCAGATTTTCCTGCCTATTAG
- the LOC107432756 gene encoding aspartate carbamoyltransferase 3, chloroplastic isoform X3, which yields MNVLQLLIYKIEFPVPALYLFLFLMYKGFKRSIELLKDLDPIKPLLHLEMAVSSSLFTSAFQGSMSLSSRKTCNKDFMFNHSSLSKQSGYLKSIYPRNPRFLPNEKLTKLELTNRLSERKGALCCALELDNTPSFSVGKKFQLDDVIEAQQFDKEDLSAIFEVARQMELIEKNSPGSQILKGYLMATLFYEPSTRTRLSFESAMKRLGGEVLTTENAREFSSAAKGETLEDTIRTVEGYSDIIVMRHFASGAAKRAAATADIPIINAGDGPGQHPTQALLDVYTIEREIGKLDGIKVGLVGDLANGRTVRSLAYLLAKYKDVKIYFVSPDVVKMKVRMISLYLFLWLWLSVVELT from the exons ATGAATGTATTGcaattactaatttataaaattgagtTTCCTGTTCCAGctttatatctttttcttttcttaatgtATAAGGGCTTCAAAAGATCGATTGAATTATTGAAGGACCTTGATCCAATCAAGCCACTTTTACATTTAGAAATGGCTGTTTCGTCTTCATTGTTTACATCTGCATTCCAAGGAAGCATGTCCCTGTCCTCAAGAAAGACATGCAATAAAGATTTCATGTTCAATCATTCAAGTTTGTCTAAGCAGTCAGGTTACTTGAAATCAATATATCCAAGAAATCCAAGGTTTTTACCCAATGAGAAATTGACAAAATTGGAACTAACTAATAGATTATCAGAAAGGAAAGGGGCTTTGTGCTGTGCATTGGAACTTGATAATACACCTTCCTTTTCTGTGGGGAAGAAGTTTCAACTAGATGATGTGATTGAAGCTcaacaatttgataaagaagaTCTCAGTGCTATATTCGAAGTTGCACGTCAAATGGAATTGATTGAAAAGAACTCACCAGGAAGCCAAATTCTTAAAGGATATCTAATGGCTACCCTCTTTTATGAACCGTCTACTCGGACTAGGCTTTCTTTTGAGTCTGCCATGAAACGATTAGGTGGGGAAGTTTTGACAACTGAAAATGCTCGAGAATTTTCCTCAGCGGCTAAAGGAGAAACACTTGAAG ATACTATAAGAACGGTTGAGGGCTACTCAGATATAATTGTTATGCGGCATTTTGCGAGTGGTGCTGCAAAAAGAGCTGCTGCTACTGCTGACATACCTATTATTAATGCAGGAGATGGTCCTGGACAGCATCCAACTCAA GCGCTTTTAGATGTCTATACAATTGAAAGAGAGATAGGAAAATTGGATGGCATTAAAGTTGGGCTTGTTGGGGATCTTGCGAATGGAAGGACAGTGCGTTCACTGGCATACTTGCTTGCCAAGTATAAAGATGTGAAGATCTACTTTGTCTCTCCCGATGTGGTCAAAATGAAGGTCAGAATGATCTCACTTTATTTGTTCCTCTGGCTGTGGCTTTCAGTAGTTGAACTAACATAG